The genomic segment TTTGTTCTATTTTGTAGCCTTTTCTATCATAATCTCACGCTTGTAAGTATCCATTACTGCCTTTGCTCCAATTGGTATAGCAATAAATGGACGCACGTGCCCAGATTTGAAATTTTTTACAATCGGAACATTTAATTTTCCAAAATTATCATAAAAAACTTCATCAATCGTCATATCTGTCGGATCTGACTGTTTTGGATTCTTAAAATCCCCCAGTATGATTCCCTGTAATTTATCAAATTTTCCAGCCAGCTTTAATTGCTTTAACATTCTGTCCACACGATAACTTGCTTCGTTTGTTTCTTCAAGAAATAATATTTTTCCATCTGTGTTAATCTCGTGATCCGTTCCAAGTGTCGCAACTACCAATGATAAATTTCCACCAGTAATTTTCCCGCTCCCACGCCCACTTTTCATAATTGTATATGTATCATCAAATCCTAACAGATTATAGGATTCATTACTTGTAAAGGCTTTATTAAAAGCATTTTCCGTAACTGGAGGAATATTTTTCAAATTATCTGCCATAGGCCCGTGAAATGTTACAAGCCCTGTTTTTTCATTGATTGCCAATAATAATGTCGTATTATCACTAAATCCTGAAATAATTTTTGGATTTTTTTTGATTATATCATAATTTAATTTATCTACAATTCTGATTCCACCATATCCACCACGCACAGCGAAAATTGCATTGATATTTGGATTTGCAAACATATCATTTATATCTTTTGCCCTGACACTGTCAGTCCCTCCAAATCCATACCATCTCGAATAAAACGACTGCCCATATACAACATTAAAACCACGACTCGTTAAATACTCAACTTCCGCATTGCTATTTTCATTAGTATAATTTGCAGGTGCAATCAAACCGATTGTATCTCCCGGCTTCAAACCTTTTGGAATGATAACTTCATTTGCCGTGTTATTTTTTGTGTTTTGATTATTTGTTGATTTTGTAGCAGCGTTCGTTTTTACAGCTTCTCTTACTGTTCTATAATTTGTCGCATTTAATGCCAAACTACTTATTATTAAACCTAACAATACTATTTTTTTATTTATTGTCCTCACTTCCTTTTTTATAGATTTAAAATTTTTTAGTAAAAATTTCAAAAAAATAGGCAATTTACCTCAACATTAAAAGTTAAGATTCCTTGCCTAATTATATCAGATAATTTTGTAGTTTACAATTTTTTATTTTATTTATTTCATTGCTTGAACTTGTTTCAAGACTTCTGCTGCTCCGTTTACTTTGTTATTTACAGCTTCTTGTAAAATTTTAACTGCTTCAGCTTTTTTACCTTGCCCTGCATAAACCTGTCCTAAAATAACTTTTGCACTGTTATCTTTATCTTCAGTTATTGCTTTTTGTAAATATTTTTCAGATAATGCTGATGCCCCTACGCTTCCAAAGTAAGTTCCAATTTGTTTGTTAGTAACTTTTGGTGTAGCTGATTTTAATTGGTTGTAAATTGAGTTTGCCTTTGCAGTGTTGTTTTGTACTTCATAAATTCCTAATAATAAGATTTTTGCACTTGCATTTTTAGGTTCTACAGCTACTGTTTTTGCCAAATATTCTTCTGCTTTTGCAGGATTATTTTGTTGCAGGTAGTAAGTCCCTAACATTCCTAAGATTTGTCCATTCTTACCTTTTGCTGCTGTGTTCATATCCAGTAGATATTTTTCAGCTTGAGCTGGATTTTTTTCATTTACAGCGATTTCAGCTAGTAAAATTCCTGCTCCGTTTACACGATCAGTTGCTCCAGTGTATGCTTTTTGTAAATATGATTTAGCTTGAGCTGTGTTATTTTTTGTTAAATAATATTGCCCGATGTTGTAATTTACTTCCGCTACGAAATCTTTATTTGCAGATTGCACTGCTTTATTATATCTTGCAGTTCCTTTTGATTGTTCGTTGTTATCAAAGTAGAAAATAATTAGACTTGATACGATGTCTGCATTTGTTCCACCTGATTTTTGATCTGTCCAAAGGATGTATTTTTCAGCCTCTGTCTTGTTTTTTTGCTGGATTCCTACTAAATATAGTAATCTAGCTGCTTCCACAGCCTCAGGACTTGTAGATTGTCCATTTCCCCATGCTGCCTGTAAATAAGGTTTTGCTTTTGTTATATTATTATTTTGCAAATAATATGCTCCCAATTCCAAGTTTGCTTTTTGTGCATATCCGGCATCATTACTTTTTGCAACACCTTCCAACACTTTTACAGCTTCTGTAATTTTTTTTTGCCCTGCTAATTTTACCGCACTTTCGTAATCTGATTTTGCATCAGCGAATGAAATTGCTCCTGTTACTAAGATTGCTCCTATTAGTAATAATTTCTTCATTTTTCCTCCTAAATTATTTTTATATAAACTACATCTAAAACAATAGTAAATTATCTCTAAAGCTGAATATTTTTAATTCTAAATTCAATTTTAAAGTTATATTGTAATATTTATTATTTCTGAATTATTGTACCATCATCAAATTTGATTTTGCTTATAAAGTCGTGTAAAAAAATTTAATAAAGTCTTTTTTATTTGCACTTTTCTAAAAAAATGCTAAATATTTCTCAATGCGTCAACTAATTCTGTCTTTGAAGCTGTCTTTGCATCCACACCTTTTATAATTCTGGCAGGTGTTCCAGCCACAACAACACCTTCCGGCACATTTTCCGTAACAACAGCCCCAGCCGCAACAACTGAACCTTTTCCTACTCTCACACCTTCCAGTACAACTGCATTTGCTCCAACAACAACGTCATCTTCAATAACCACCGGATCTGCTGAAGGCGGCTCAATAACTCCTGCAAGCACCGCTCCTGCTCCGATGTGGCAATTTTTACCAACTTTTGCACGTCCGCCAAGCACAACATTCATATCAATCATTGTTCCTTCACCAATTTCAGCACCAATATTTATAACTGATCCCATCATAATAAC from the Leptotrichia trevisanii DSM 22070 genome contains:
- a CDS encoding S66 peptidase family protein, producing MKFLLKNFKSIKKEVRTINKKIVLLGLIISSLALNATNYRTVREAVKTNAATKSTNNQNTKNNTANEVIIPKGLKPGDTIGLIAPANYTNENSNAEVEYLTSRGFNVVYGQSFYSRWYGFGGTDSVRAKDINDMFANPNINAIFAVRGGYGGIRIVDKLNYDIIKKNPKIISGFSDNTTLLLAINEKTGLVTFHGPMADNLKNIPPVTENAFNKAFTSNESYNLLGFDDTYTIMKSGRGSGKITGGNLSLVVATLGTDHEINTDGKILFLEETNEASYRVDRMLKQLKLAGKFDKLQGIILGDFKNPKQSDPTDMTIDEVFYDNFGKLNVPIVKNFKSGHVRPFIAIPIGAKAVMDTYKREIMIEKATK
- a CDS encoding tetratricopeptide repeat protein yields the protein MKKLLLIGAILVTGAISFADAKSDYESAVKLAGQKKITEAVKVLEGVAKSNDAGYAQKANLELGAYYLQNNNITKAKPYLQAAWGNGQSTSPEAVEAARLLYLVGIQQKNKTEAEKYILWTDQKSGGTNADIVSSLIIFYFDNNEQSKGTARYNKAVQSANKDFVAEVNYNIGQYYLTKNNTAQAKSYLQKAYTGATDRVNGAGILLAEIAVNEKNPAQAEKYLLDMNTAAKGKNGQILGMLGTYYLQQNNPAKAEEYLAKTVAVEPKNASAKILLLGIYEVQNNTAKANSIYNQLKSATPKVTNKQIGTYFGSVGASALSEKYLQKAITEDKDNSAKVILGQVYAGQGKKAEAVKILQEAVNNKVNGAAEVLKQVQAMK
- the dapD gene encoding 2,3,4,5-tetrahydropyridine-2,6-dicarboxylate N-acetyltransferase yields the protein MTELEKSKEIIQYIADAKKTTPVELYTDEEIKNTYSCKVIGKEGLKVVFGDWEEIEKIINENNLSNYYLKNDRRNSGVPMLDIKNINARIEPGVFIRDKVSIGDRAVIMMGSVINIGAEIGEGTMIDMNVVLGGRAKVGKNCHIGAGAVLAGVIEPPSADPVVIEDDVVVGANAVVLEGVRVGKGSVVAAGAVVTENVPEGVVVAGTPARIIKGVDAKTASKTELVDALRNI